One Terriglobia bacterium genomic window, ACGTCGAGACAGCGGACGTTTTGGTTTCTGTCACTGGTACCGTGTTCTTTGTGTCTGCCGAAACATCGGGTTCACGCGTCGCGGTGATCGAAGGAAGTGTGCAGGTGCAGCAAGGCACGCAATCGTCGGAGCTCACCGCCGGCAAGCAGCTTTCGACAAGAGCAACCATGTCTGCGATTGCAATTGCGGAGGAGATCTCGTGGAGTCGAAGAGCTCCAGAGTATCTAGCTTTACTGCCTCAGGCCAAAGAACAGGCACCTGCGATTCAGCCAGTCAACCCGCCCGGCGGTGCAAATTCGACCGGTACCGCCGCTTTTGAGGTTGCTTCAATCCACATCGCCGATCCCAGCCGGGGTGGAGGGCGCGGAGCCGGACCCCAGGCGTGCGGAGGAGATATCCAACTCGAGCCGAGGCGATTTATAGCGAACGCCGTGACACTTTACCGGCTCATTGCCATTGCTTATGGAAAGGATTGCATCTTTCTTGAACAGAACGGGGATTTGCTCCAGGGCGGACCGGATTGGGTCCGTTCGGACGGCTTTGTCATCCAAGCGCTGATGCCCGAAGGCTCTCCGGTATACATACGGCCTCAACTGGATACGGGGCATGCGCCTATTCTTCAAAGAATGATCCTTACTTTATTAGCCGATCGTTTCAAGCTTGCGGTGCGAACCGTAACGAAAGAAATGCCGGTCTATTCTTTGTTGCCCATAACAGGGACAACGAAACTTGTTCCATGGAAAGAGGGTGAGCCATCTCGGGGATTCGTTGGAATGGCTGGAAGAGGCGAACAGAGATCCTTCCATATTATGGGCGGCAAGAAATCGATGGCCGATCTGGCAGTCCAACTACAGGATGCTACCAGGCGAACCGTTCTGGACCGCACTGGCATATCGGGAGAATTCAACTACGACATCCAATATGCCCCGATTGGCAGCCAAGTCGGAGCGGAGACCGACGGGCTTTCGGGCCCATCTCTATTTACTGCCATTCAGGAACAACTCGGCCTCAAAGTAGAAGCAACGCGCGCGCCTGTTGAGGTACTGACGATTGACCGCGCCCTTAGACCATCGGAGAACTGATATTGAGCGACATGTCAATCGTGAGACTTCAGCGGATCGAACGAGAAAGTCAAGGTCGGCGTGCTTGTCATTGCCCACGTCGAGAGAGTCTCTTCCGAGACCTCAGGTTACCTGGGTAAGGAGGTCTTCGGCTCGATCCTCGGCAAGCATTCTCCATGATCAGTTTCATTGCCTGGTATTGTTCCGAACCGCGCCTTTCCTTCAGTCGGGTTGTTGTCTTGCCCGAGAAGCACCTGGAACCGATGTGAGGCATGATGAACAAAGCAGGAGGGACCATGTCTTTATTCACGCCGTTCGGAGCAAACGACGACCTTAAACGGCGGTCGCCCTCCAAATCGAAGCGGATGAAGATCGATCAGCCGATTGCGGAGCGTGCATTTATGCTGTTCCGGCGTGACGGCACATCTCTGCCTGTTACCGTTCGCCTTGGCGCACCTTTCGTCGGCAAAGCGTCGAAGCCACCGGCGCAGCCTGAATATCGTTGTGCAGTTCAAATTTTGGGCATCGGTGACGAGCGTGTGGTGGCTCCATGGGGAGAAGACCCCTTTGTCGCTCTCCAGCATGCAATTGATTTCGTAGGAGAGAAGCTGGACGATTTCGTGCGGCGCGAAAATCTGCAAATCCGATTTCGCTCCAGCAAGCGAAAGTGGATTTGGCGGTACCCGCCTTACTGAGGACGTCCGGAGCCTTGAACGCGTTGAGGATCACGCAGCCGACGGCGATCCTGGCTGCGTGATCCTCACCGCCCGTTCATATCTGCGCTTCGGGCTGGATCAGCGATACGTCGAGCGGCTGACCGGTGTGAAGCCGATAGGCGTCGGCGCCTTTCTGAACGATTTGGAGCAGAATCTGGCCGATCGCAAGGCTCTGCCCGGATTGTCCGTTCAATT contains:
- a CDS encoding TIGR03435 family protein gives rise to the protein MSEEQNIAIALKCLLPSDEQTEQACGRVSERLQSTVAWEEDARGDELFSTKPGFPWQRTIAITAAGLILMIISASVLQVLRSRGTLDSRIVRSNDANKIVNLSDGSQIEMRAYSEMALENADDGLRVRLNDGGVIIHAAKQRHGHLYVETADVLVSVTGTVFFVSAETSGSRVAVIEGSVQVQQGTQSSELTAGKQLSTRATMSAIAIAEEISWSRRAPEYLALLPQAKEQAPAIQPVNPPGGANSTGTAAFEVASIHIADPSRGGGRGAGPQACGGDIQLEPRRFIANAVTLYRLIAIAYGKDCIFLEQNGDLLQGGPDWVRSDGFVIQALMPEGSPVYIRPQLDTGHAPILQRMILTLLADRFKLAVRTVTKEMPVYSLLPITGTTKLVPWKEGEPSRGFVGMAGRGEQRSFHIMGGKKSMADLAVQLQDATRRTVLDRTGISGEFNYDIQYAPIGSQVGAETDGLSGPSLFTAIQEQLGLKVEATRAPVEVLTIDRALRPSEN